In the Gossypium arboreum isolate Shixiya-1 chromosome 10, ASM2569848v2, whole genome shotgun sequence genome, one interval contains:
- the LOC108486967 gene encoding acetolactate synthase small subunit 2, chloroplastic-like, with translation MAVLSTSHLPLHCSKPESGCSWKPIFFPVKIGTPNRNVPKKLVLSSRSVDENISNNTSSANASVPSTPSRKKVRQHTISVFVGDEGGMINRIARVFARRGYNIESLAVGLNKDKALFTIVVSGTERVLQQVIEQLQKLVNVWKVEDLSNEPLVERELMLIKVKADPQFRAEVMWLVDIFRAKIVDISESLLTIEVTGDPGKMVAVQTNLRKFGIKEIARTGKIALRREKMGASAPFWRFSAASYPDLHEKVPANGLNGARARSVSNEADVSGGGDVYPVEDGFTINHVLDAHWGFIDDSTSGLQSHTLSMIVNDSPGVLNNVTGVFARRGYNIQSLAVGHAETEGLSRITTVIPGTDESISKLVQQLYKLGDLHEVQDLTHLPFAERELMLIKIAVNAAARQDVLDIANIFRANAVDVSGHTITLELTGDLDKLVALQRLLEPYGICEVARTGRLALVRESGVDTKYLRGYSLPL, from the exons ATGGCGGTTCTCTCGACTTCTCACTTACCATTGCACTGTTCAAAGCCTGAGTCAGGCTGTTCTTGGAAACCCATTTTTTTCCCAGTAAAGATAGGAACACCCAACCGCAATGTCCCCAAGAAATTGGTGCTCTCTTCAAGGAGTGTCGATGAAAATATCTCTAACAACACTTCCTCCGCAAATGCCTCTGTTCCTTCGACCCCCTCTCGAAAAAA GGTGAGGCAGCACACGATTTCAGTGTTTGTTGGTGACGAAGGTGGAATGATTAATAGAATTGCCAGAGTTTTTGCAAGGAGAGGGTACAACATCGAGTCCCTTGCAGTTGGTCTGAACAAAGATAAGGCACTTTTTACCATTGTTGTCTCTGGTACTGAAAGAGTGCTGCAACAAGTTATAGAGCAATTACAAAAGCTTGTCAATGTCTGGAAG GTTGAAGATCTTTCAAATGAGCCCTTGGTTGAACGTGAGCTAATGCTAATAAAAGTGAAAGCAGATCCACAGTTCAGAGCAGAG GTCATGTGGTTAGTGGACATCTTCAGGGCAAAGATTGTGGATATCTCAGAAAGCTTACTAACTATTGAG GTAACTGGAGATCCTGGCAAGATGGTTGCTGTGCAAACAAATTTAAGGAAGTTTGGGATAAAAGAAATTGCTAGAACAGGAAAG ATTGCTCTTAGAAGGGAAAAAATGGGTGCGTCTGCTCCTTTCTGGAGATTTTCAGCAGCTTCTTATCCAGATCTTCATGAAAAAGTACCTGCTAATGGTCTTAATGGGGCCAGAGCTAGATCAGTATCTAATGAGGCTGATGTTTCTGGAGGA GGGGATGTTTATCCCGTAGAGGACGGTTTTACAATCAATCATGTACTTGATGCTCATTGGGGATTCATTGATGACAGT ACAAGTGGACTTCAATCTCATACTTTATCCATGATTGTAAATGACTCTCCGGGAGTCCTAAACAATGTTACAGGGGTTTTTGCTCGAAGAGGCTATAATATTCAG AGTTTGGCTGTTGGGCATGCTGAAACTGAGGGGCTCTCCCGCATTACAACTGTTATCCCTGGTACAGATGAATCAATTAGCAAGTTGGTGCAGCAACTTTATAAGCTAGGAGATCTTCATGAG GTACAGGATCTTACCCACTTGCCATTTGCTGAACGAGAGTTAATGTTGATAAAGATTGCTGTGAATGCTGCTGCTCGACAAGATGTCCTCGACATTGCCAACATTTTTAGGGCCAATGCTGTTGATGTTTCTGGCCACACAATCACTCTCGAG TTAACGGGAGATCTAGACAAGTTGGTTGCACTGCAGAGATTGCTGGAGCCCTATGGCATTTGTGAG GTTGCTCGAACTGGTCGTCTAGCATTGGTGCGAGAGTCAGGTGTGGACACCAAATATCTCCGTGGATACTCTTTGCCTTTATAA